Proteins encoded within one genomic window of Variovorax sp. OAS795:
- the paaE gene encoding 1,2-phenylacetyl-CoA epoxidase subunit PaaE: MSTLFHPLRVKAVEPDTPEAVVVSFEVPPELREVFGFTQGQYLTLRGDIDGQDLRRSYSICAGLDDGELRVGVRKVRGGVFSNWINAHLQPGDTVQVMAPQGRFFVPIEPASARHHVGIAGGSGITPILSIMKTVLAREPRSRFTLIYGNRQLQSTMFKEEIEDLKNRYMTRLVLLHVFSDEHTDSPLGFGVMDREKIGEFLGTLVPAASIDHVYICGPFQMNDEAEAALLAAGVPEERIHIERFGVALPAGAASGEVGAVGAVVHEALPGDAKQARITIVRDGLQREITFTEGQPSILDAASAAGLEVPFSCTSGVCGTCRAKLVEGEVRMERNFALDKNEVAAGFVLTCQAHPLTERVTLSFDER, translated from the coding sequence ATGAGCACCCTATTCCACCCGCTGCGCGTGAAGGCTGTCGAGCCCGACACCCCGGAGGCCGTCGTCGTCTCGTTCGAGGTGCCGCCCGAACTGCGCGAAGTGTTCGGCTTCACGCAGGGCCAGTACCTCACCTTGCGCGGCGACATCGACGGGCAGGACCTGCGCCGCTCGTATTCGATCTGCGCCGGCCTGGACGACGGCGAGCTGCGCGTGGGCGTGCGCAAGGTTCGCGGCGGCGTGTTCTCCAACTGGATCAACGCGCACCTGCAGCCCGGCGACACGGTGCAGGTGATGGCGCCGCAGGGCCGATTCTTCGTGCCCATCGAGCCAGCCTCCGCGCGCCACCATGTCGGCATTGCCGGCGGCAGCGGCATCACGCCGATCCTGTCGATCATGAAGACCGTGCTGGCGCGCGAGCCCCGGAGCCGCTTCACGCTGATCTACGGCAACCGGCAATTGCAATCCACGATGTTCAAGGAAGAAATCGAGGACCTGAAGAACCGCTACATGACGCGGCTGGTGCTGCTGCACGTGTTCTCCGACGAGCACACCGATTCGCCGCTGGGCTTCGGCGTGATGGACCGCGAGAAGATCGGCGAGTTCCTCGGCACGCTGGTGCCGGCCGCCAGCATCGACCATGTCTACATCTGCGGCCCCTTCCAGATGAACGACGAAGCCGAGGCGGCGCTGCTTGCCGCGGGCGTGCCCGAAGAGCGCATCCACATCGAGCGCTTCGGCGTCGCCCTGCCAGCGGGCGCAGCGAGCGGCGAGGTGGGCGCGGTGGGCGCGGTGGTGCACGAGGCCCTTCCGGGCGACGCCAAGCAGGCGCGCATCACCATTGTGCGCGATGGGCTCCAGCGCGAGATCACCTTCACCGAAGGACAGCCGAGCATCCTGGATGCGGCATCGGCCGCAGGGCTCGAGGTGCCGTTCTCCTGCACCTCCGGCGTGTGCGGCACCTGCCGCGCAAAACTGGTGGAGGGGGAAGTCCGCATGGAAAGAAATTTTGCGCTCGACAAGAATGAAGTCGCCGCCGGATTCGTGCTGACCTGCCAGGCACACCCGCTCACCGAACGCGTGACCCTGTCGTTCGACGAACGCTGA